TGCCTCCCGACCTGGACAGGGATTGTATCGTCACCCTGGCCGGGAAGGACATCTCCGCCGTCCCCGCCGGTTTCGAGGGGATGGTGGATGTCGGGGATTCCGATGCGGAGATACCGTTCAGGAAGATCCGCTCGGTACACGATTTCGAGAAGACCCCGTCCGAGGAGGTCCTCAGGAGGACCTTGGAGACGGGAGACCAGGAGCTTTCCAAATTCGCCTGCATGGTAAGGTCGTTCTCCGACCTGCATACCATCTACAAGGCGGCGACATCCGTCGGGAGGAAGCATCTCGTCCTCGGGATGGGGGAGATGGGCACCGTGACCCGTATCAGACAGGGGATCCTGGGCAACGACTTCTCCTTCGGATACGTGGGCAGGAGGACCGCATCCGGTCAGCTGAGTGCGGAGGAGATGAAGGCCTTGGGGGACGACTGTGCCGTGGTCGGCATAACCGGGAACCCTCTGGGACATACGCTTTCCCCCGTCATGCAGGGGGCCGCCATGAGGGACAAGGGGATAAACGGGATCTACCTGAAGTTCGAATCCCCGGACCTGGCACATGTGGACGACGTCATCCGCGAGTACGACATAAGGGGTATGAACGTGACCATTCCCTACAAGCAGGACGTGGTCCCCTACCTCGACAGGGTCGAGGGACCGGCCGAGAGGATGGGTGCGGTGAACACCGTCGTCAACGAGGACGGAAGACTGGTCGGGACCAATACCGACTACGCCGGTGTGCTGTATGCGTTCGAAAGGGCCGGCAGGAGTCTGTCCGACTGCGACAGGGTCCTCGTCTTCGGTTCCGGAGGGGCCTCCCGGGCGGCGGTCTATGCCGCACAGGAGTCCGGGTGCAAAGTAAGTGTCCTGGGCAGGACGCCGGCGAAGGTGGAGGCCCTTTGTAAGGACATGGGTGCGGAGGTCGCCCCGGGCATTTCCTTGGACGGATACGACGCCCTGATCAACTGCACTCCCGTCGGCATGAAGGACGATTCCGATTACATGTTCGACCTGGCCGGTCTGAAAAAGGACATGGCCGTCATGGACATGGTCTACAACAGGAAGACCGTGCTGGTGAAAAAGGCCGAAGAGACGGGATGCATCGTGGCCAGCGGAAGGGACATGCTCGTCGGACAGGGTGCGATGTCTTTCGAGAGATGGTTCGGCGTGAGGCCGGATACCGAGATCATGAGGCGTGCGATAGAATGACCGGGAAAGGGGAGTCTCACGGTTGCATATCGGTCATGAACGGCATCGTCAGCGGGACCGGGGCCGTCATAGGTATCGCCCTGAGGACCCGGGCCTCGTACGATGAGGGCGGAAAGACCCAGGACGTCCGGATAGGGGGTTCCGAGAGTACCGACGACAGGCTTGCTAGGATCTGCGTCGGAAGGACGCTGGATGCCATAGGCGTCGATCCGTCCGCAGGATACGTCCTCTCCATCGAGTCGGAGATCCCCCCGTCCAGAGGCCTCAAGAGTTCCAGCTCGGTCTGCAATGCGGTGATATCCGCAGTTCTGGCACATCACGGGGTATCCATGGACGTCATGGATATGATAAGACTCGGCGTCGAATGTGCGAAGGAGGCGAAGGTCACCGTCACGGGTTCCTTCGACGACGCCTGCGGGTGCGAGCTGGGCGGATTCATAGTCACGGATAACTACCGTAACGAGGTCCTGAGGAAGGAGCCGTTCGGGAGATACGACGTGGTGCTCTGCATCCCTGAATACACGAAGAACCACACCCCTCGGGAGAGGTACAACGCCGTGGCTCCCGAGATGGAGAGGATAAAGGAGGTCTGCAAGACCGACCCTCTTGCGGCCATGACCATGAACGGCAGGCTCATAGCCCGTGTAACGGGAGAGAGCGAAGAACTCATAGACGATGCGCTGGCACATGGTGCGTTGGCCGCCGGGATATCCGGTACCGGTCCGGCCATAGCGGTTGTCGCGGAGTCCGGAAAGGGCGGAAGGATAGCCGAGGCGCTGGATTGCAGGACCATTCTTACGGAGACGAGATAAATGTCAGACATAGTTTTCAGGGGAGGAAGGGCCGAGGGGAAGGTCTCCCCTCCCCCGTCCAAGAGCCATACCCACAGGGCCATAATCATGTCGGCCCTGTCCGAAGGCAGGTGCGAGGTCTCCTCGCCGCTGATCTCCTTCGACACCCGGGCCACCATGGATGCGGTCAGGGCGATGGGGGCCGTGGTGACGGAAAGGGAAGGATCCGTGACAGTGGAATGCGAAAGCATCCATGCCCCGGACCGTACCATCGACGTGATGAACTCCGGTACGACCATGAGGCTCATGACCGGGATATCCAGTCTTTTCTCCGAGAAGGTCGTCCTTACCGGCGATTCCTCCATACAGAAGAGACCCATGGGTCCCCTTCTTGATTCGCTCTCCGCAGCCGGGGTGGAATGTTCATCCAATGGAGGGAAGCCCCCCGTGGAGGTCCGCGGACCCATAACCGGGAGCGAACTGGTCATAGACGGAGGTGTCAGTTCACAGTTCGTATCTTCGCTGATCATGTCGTCCCCTCTCACCGGACGCCCTACCGATGTGCGCATAACCGGGCACCTCGTCTCCAAACCGTATATCGACATAACCACCTCGATGATGGGGAAGTTCGGTGTGGAGGTCACGGAGGAGGGCAACGTCTTCCATGCCGAGCCTCAGCACTACATGCCTACAGATTACCGCGTACCGGCGGATTTCTCGTCATCCGCATTCCCGCTGGTCGCAGGAGGGATCGCAGGCAGGGTCACCGCCAGAGGGATGGACATGTCCGATCCCCAGGGGGACAGGAAGATCATAGACGTACTGAAGGAGGCCGGGTGCGATGTGGAGGTCTCCGGTGACGAGGTCACCTGCAGTAACACCGGCAGGCTGGAAGGTGCGGAGATAGACATGGGGGACATCCCCGACCTGTTCCCCGTGGTCGCCGTCCTTCTGAGTACGGCCAAAGGGAGGAGCAGGCTGTACGGCGCTCCTCATTTGAGGTTCAAGGAGAGCGACAGGATCGCCCTTACCGAGAACATGTTGAGGACCTTGGGGGCCGATATCCGCGGGACCGAGGACGGGTGCGTCATCGAAGGGGTGGAGAGACTTCACGGAGGGAGGATCGAGCACAACGGCGACCACAGGATGATGATGGCGGCCGCGGTAGCTTCTCTCGTATCCGACGGTCCGGTCTCTATGGAGAACGATGCATGCTGGAATGTATCCTATCCGGGATTCCCCGAGCAGATGAGGTCCATAGGCATGGATATCGAAGGGCTATGACCCTTATCTGCGGATGGTGACTTTTCAGAGATCCAGTTCCTCGAACAGGACCTTCGCCTTCTTGTTCTGGAGACACACTCCGTAGAGGTATGTCTTCCCCCTTCATACCTCGACATATGAGTCTATAGGTTTAAAGGCTGTCCTCTTCCGATCCGAAACCTTCAGAGGGATATGAGCCAGAAGTGGGTGGTGTTGTCCTTCCTGTCCTCTATGTTTTCATGTGCCAGATGCAGTCCGTAATGCTCCCCGGCGGAACGTTTGCATAGGACGGCACAGTCGTCGGGAAGTCTTCCTTCGGCCAGGAGCTCGGCCGCATATGCAGTGTCGGTACACTCTATCATCTCTGCCCCAGGATACAGCCTGGAAAGCGAATCCTTGCATTGTCCCAGCGCCTGTATGTGGGATGCGACCTTCGATATGCGGAGGTCCGCCCTTTTGGTGAAGACGCAGTGATGTATGTGCAGATCCCCCTCCCTCACCGTCTTTACATCCTTCCCTTCGAGGGACCTCTGCGTCTCCAGGACCGGTCCCGCCGTGCTGTTCCTGACGGCCACGACACCGTAGTCCACCTTTCCGTTGCAGAGGGCATCCACCACATCCTTGGACGTGACCAAGGGGACGTGCTCCGCATCGTCGAACCCCATCTCCCTCGCGAATATCTGGGACATCTCCTCGCTGTTGGAGAAGGGGATGCCCATGTAACCGATCCTCGTCATCATAAACACCTCATTCGCCGCTCTGCGGGTCCTTCACGGCCACCTTCTTCCTCTGTCTTCCGCCGGTCTTCTTGACCTTGCCCTGGTCGATGGCCCATTGGTAGTTCTCCAGCTCGTTGGGGGCCACGAGGACCCTGTCGCCCTTCTTGTATTTCATGCCGGTGGCCCAGTTGGTGAAAGGTGCCAGTACACGATATTCATCGGCGTCCATGACGATCTCGGTGATGTTGGGCCTGCCCTTCATCTGGGAATAGGTGCCGGCGTACGGTATGGCCCTCCCGTCCTTGACCTCGATGACACTGGTGCATACCGAGTCGAGGAAGTAACGGTCGTGGGTGACGGTTATGATGGTGCCGTCGTATTCGTTCAGCGCCTCCTCGATGGCATGTCTCGCCGGGATGTCCAGGTAGTTGGTGGGTTCGTCGAGGATAAGGACGTTGGTCTCCTTCATGAGGAGGACGGCGAGGGCCACGCGGCATCTCTGACCCCCCGACAGGGTGGACATGGGGCGGTCGACCGCATCGCCGACGAGGAGGAAGCGGGCCAGCATCTGGCGTGCCTCGGCCCTGCGTTCCTTGCCCATGTACACCAGGAGCTGCTCCTCCGCACTGAGCCTGAGGTCGAGTTCCTCGTGGTGCTGGCTGTAATAGCCCACCTTGTTGCCGGGGGCGGTCCAAAGTTCCCCGGAGGTGACCGGGATCTCCTCCAGGAGTGCCTTTACGAGAGTGGATTTGCCCTGGCCGTTGGCCCCGAATATGCCGATCTTATCGCCTTTCCTTATGTCCAGATTGACATGTTCCAGCACATCCGGCTGACCTTTCTCGTAGGCGATGGAACAGTCCTTCATCATGAATACGTTCTTACCGGACTTATGGGCCGCCTGGATCCTGACGGTGATCTCGCGGAGCTCTTCGGGTTTCTCCTTGATCTCCATCTTGGCGATCATCTTCTCCCTGGTCTTGTAGGTGGCCGCGTACCACTGGTCGTGTTTGAGGCGTTCCGCTATGGCCTCCTGCGTGCGCTTGGCCTGGTTGTATTTCTCCCATTCGCGCTCCTGCCTCTGGAGGTCCAGCATCTTCTTCATGACGAACTGGGAGTAGTTCCCCTTGTACTCGCGGGTCTTCCCGTTCTCGATCTCGACCATGCGGACGGCCATCTTATCCAGGAAATAACGGTCGTGGGAGACGGCGAGTACGGCGCAGTGGCTGCGGAGGAGGTAGTCCTCCAGCCACTCGATGGTGTCTATGTCCAGATGGGAGGTGGGTTCGTCCATGACGAGGATGTCGCACTCCTCCGCCTGGACGACGATCCTGGCCAGCATGACCTTGGTCCTCTCGCCTCCTGAGAGGGTGTCCATGAACCTGTCCATCATGTCGGCCGGGAGACCCACCTGCTCCAGGGCGTCCCTGAGCTTGTTCTCGTCGGCCACGTCGCAGTTGGCCAGTTTCTGTTCCAGGTCGGCGTACTCGGTGGCGAGGGCGTTCCAGTCCAGGTCCCCTCCGTTGGCCATCTCCTCGTCGATGGCGGCCATGCGGCGGCGGATGTTCTCGATGTGCCCGTAGGGGCGGCCCAGGACCTCCCTGACCGGAACGTGGGAGGATTCGGCGAACTGTTCCAGATACCCGATGTTCTTGGAACGGCGGGTGATCTCCCCGGTGTCGCAGGGCTCTATACCCAGGAGGATCTTTATGAATGTGGACTTCCCGGCCCCGTTCACGCCGATCAGCCCGATGGCGTCGTGCTCGTTGATCTGGATATTGGCGTCGACGAGTACTTTGTTGGGCCCGAAGGCCTTGGTGACTGATTCGGCTCTGAAAAGCATACTGGGTCCCGGAAGGGAGCCTCGGTTAAAAATATTGGTCCGGAGGAGGGGCCGTCCCGTACTACGCATCCTTGGATCGGGACGACCCCCTGTCTGACCCGTATGCCTTTCCCCTCCCATGTCGTCGGTCCGGTGTCCATCCCTGCAGGAACGAAGGGGGTCCTGGCGTTCGCATCCGAGTCTTCCCTCCCAGCCTTATGAGACGGGGGCCGGCCCATATCCTGTCGGTTACGGATGCGGTATCGACATAGTACACGACATCGGAGATGCGGCGGGGTCCAACAGGAGTCCGGGGAGGGGACGGGCCAGGAATGGCCGTCCCCCGGTCATCCGGGCCTGTTTACATCCGTTACGCATAGTTTTAAAATCACGATTCCAATGAAGTGGACGATAAACATGGTTGACGAGAAAGCCATCGAAGCGGCCCAGAAACAGTACGGCGAACTTCTCAGGAAGCAGCTGGAAAGGGTCGAGAGACTGAAGAACGAACCCGACTGGACCGACTACTCCAAACTCGACAAGCTCATCATCGGCGTCTGCGGCGGGGACGGTATCGGGCCCTACATCTGCAACGATGCGAGGAAGGTGCTCGAGTTCCTCCTGGCGGACAAGATCGCGGCCGGCAAGGTCGAGGTCAGGAACATCGACGGGCTCACCATCGAGAGGCGTGTGGAGGTCATGAAGGCCATCCCCGACGACACCATGGAGGAGCTGAAGAAGTGCCACGTCATCCTCAAGGGTCCGACCACCACCCCCAAGAAGGGGGACCCGTGGCCCAACATCGAGTCCGCGAACGTCGCCATGAGGAAGGAGCTCGACCTCTTCGCCAACATCAGACCCGTTTCCGTCCCCGAGCTCGGGATCAACTGGAGGTTCTTCAGGGAGAACACCGAGGGTTCCTACGCCGTCGGTTCCAACGGGATCAACGTGACCGACGACCTCGCCATCGACTACTGCGTCGCCACCACCCAGGGTACCGAGAGGATCCTCAGGGCCGGTTTCGACTACGCTAAGAAATCCGGTGCCAACTACGTGTCCGTCATCACCAAGGCCAACATCATCAAGACCACCGACGGGAAGTTCCTGAACATCGCCGAGAAGGTCGCCAAGGACTACCCCGAGGTCAGGTGGGACGACTGGTTCATAGACATCACCACCGCCAAGCTCCTGGATCCCGCCAGGAGGTCCGCGTTCCGTGTGTTCGTCCTCCCCAACCTGTACGGGGACATCATCACCGACGAGGCCGCCCAGATCCAGGGAGGCGTCGGTACCGCCGGATCGGCCAACATCGGTAAGAGGTATGCCATGTTCGAGGCCATCCACGGGTCCGCCCCCAGGATGGTCGACGAGGGCCGTGCCAAGTATGCGGACCCCTGCAGCATGATCAAGGCCGTCGCCATGATGCTCGAGCATATCGGGGAGGTAGAGAAGGCCAGGAAGCTCGACATGGCCCTCGACGTCTGCGTCCAGTTCGAGAAGAGGCTCGTCATGACCGGCAGGGACACCGGTGCCACCGGCGAGGAGTTCGCCAAGTACGTCATCGAGACCGTCCAGAGGCCCGACCTCGAGAAGGTCTGGAAGGACTACGTGGACGCTGCCGCCGCGAAACAACAGTGAAACACGACCCGTCCCCTCCGGGGGACGGTCTCCTTTCTTCTTTTCACTCTGGGTCCCGATGTCTTCCTGCGGTCCTCGGAGCAGGTGCCGCCGTCCGGACGTACGGGGAAGCGGCCTACGGATGTTTTCATCCAAGCATACAATATATCCATCCAGTATCCATACCGACAACTATATTTATGGACGGGACAGATACATATTCCGTTAGAAAGACAACGGGGTGCGGTACAATTGTATTATTGCAGATTGATGATTGATAGAAGTATGCCTTACGAGGAGCATCCGTGCCGCAAGATGGTCCCCGTGGACCACACGAACGATGGGATATCCCTGCAGGTCCTGAAGTGTTCCTCGACAGAGGACGGGGAGGGGATCTCTATGATCCGCATATTCACCGACGGGAAGACCGAGATACCGGAGGGCGTGACCTCCACCGACCTCGGCGATTGCACCATCGAGAGGATCAGCTCCACCCACTACACCGCCATGGTGACCAACAGGAGTTGCTACATCTGCTCGCTCATCAGCAAGAGCAAGTGCTTCCTGATGTCCTCCGTCCCCGTGGACGGCAACATCGTGGAGTGGACCATAGCCGGTCCCGACAGCGTGACCGTCCACAAGCTCATCGCCTCCCTGAAGGAGTACGGATACCGTGTCAAGTTCCAGGCCGGAGGGAAGTTCGGGGACGATATGACCCTGACTCCCAAGGAGGAGAAGTACCTCAAGGCCGCCTTCGACAGGGGTTACTACAACGTCCCCCGCAGGATGGACCTCGACGCCCTGTGCGAGATCCTCGGATGCTCCAAGTCCACCCTCAACGTGGCGCTGAGGACGGCCGAGAGGAAGCTCATCTGTAATTACATAGACGGGTCCGACAAGTCGGCCCGCAGGAATTGAGTTCTTTTATAAACTGTACATAAGGGGGTGCCCCGGAGCGGGCATACCCCTCTATTTTTACGCAATATCGCTCGGAATCGAACGTGTTCGTAGTTTCTTCTATATGTTGGATGGATGATATTACCTACAGAGACCGCGGATTCCCGCGGCTCCTGCTCGCGGTATTCTCGGACCGCGGGATCTCCTCATCAGGCGGGCCTAGCCGGGCCCGCCGCCGCTCCTCACATGTTGTCATACGATACGAACGGTTCGTAGTATCCTTTATCGTCTCCGATTAAGATTGATTTATCAAGTGGGGGGACGGCATATCTTACCGGTCTTTCTGCTGGAGGAACTAGGATGGATAAGAAAGCCTTACTCAAAGAACTCGCGGATGCGGTCGTGGCATGTGCCCCCGACCGTGCGACCGTGGCGGCCAGACGCGCCTTGGAAGAGGGTTTGAACCCGGTGGAGGCCATCAACGAAGGCCTCGTGGTGGGGATGGGTGTGATCGGCGACAACTATGCCGAGCGCAAGATGTACCTGCCGCAGGTCCTGGTGGCCGCCCATGCGATGTACAACGGCCTGGATGTTCTACTGCCCGCCATACCCAAGGCGGACATGAAGGACACCAAACAGGCCGAGACCGCGGTCGTCCAGGGAGATGTACACGACATCGGCAAGAACATAGTGAAGACCATGCTGACCGCCTCCGGGTACGTGGTGGACGACCTGGGGAAGGACGTATCGCCGAATCTCATAGCGGATACGGCGAAGGATAAAGGGATCCACGTGGTCTGTCTGAGCACCCTCATGACCCCTACCATGGACAACATGGCGGCCGCGGTGAAGGCACTCGTAGACAACGGGTACAGGGGGAACTGCACCGTGACCATCGGAGGACCTCCGACGACGGAGGGGTTCGCGAAGGAGATCGGGGCGGACCACAGGGATTCCGATGCTCAGAACTGCGTCAAGTGGCTCAAGGAGGTGATGTGAGATGGCGATGAGCTGCAGGGACAGGGTACTGGCCGCCATGCACAAGGAGCCTTTGGACAGGCCCCCGGTGGCGGTGTTCACCACATGCGACACGGTGGACATGATGGACGCCTGCGGGGCCTCGTGGCCCGAGGCGCACTCGGACCCCCGGAAGATGGCCGCCCTGGGCTGCGCCCAGGCGGACTACTTCGGTCTGGAGTCCGTGAGGGCGGGGTTCTGCCTGACGGAGGAGGCCGAGAGACTCGGTTGCAAGATGAGGATGGGCGGCAAGACGTCGTCCCCCATGATCCTCTCCCACCCATACACGTACGACCCCCAGAAGATGCTGT
The nucleotide sequence above comes from Candidatus Methanomethylophilus alvi Mx1201. Encoded proteins:
- the aroE gene encoding shikimate dehydrogenase, which gives rise to MRVCASYGSVPDRLADADMHELRLDVFDVLPPDLDRDCIVTLAGKDISAVPAGFEGMVDVGDSDAEIPFRKIRSVHDFEKTPSEEVLRRTLETGDQELSKFACMVRSFSDLHTIYKAATSVGRKHLVLGMGEMGTVTRIRQGILGNDFSFGYVGRRTASGQLSAEEMKALGDDCAVVGITGNPLGHTLSPVMQGAAMRDKGINGIYLKFESPDLAHVDDVIREYDIRGMNVTIPYKQDVVPYLDRVEGPAERMGAVNTVVNEDGRLVGTNTDYAGVLYAFERAGRSLSDCDRVLVFGSGGASRAAVYAAQESGCKVSVLGRTPAKVEALCKDMGAEVAPGISLDGYDALINCTPVGMKDDSDYMFDLAGLKKDMAVMDMVYNRKTVLVKKAEETGCIVASGRDMLVGQGAMSFERWFGVRPDTEIMRRAIE
- a CDS encoding shikimate kinase encodes the protein MTGKGESHGCISVMNGIVSGTGAVIGIALRTRASYDEGGKTQDVRIGGSESTDDRLARICVGRTLDAIGVDPSAGYVLSIESEIPPSRGLKSSSSVCNAVISAVLAHHGVSMDVMDMIRLGVECAKEAKVTVTGSFDDACGCELGGFIVTDNYRNEVLRKEPFGRYDVVLCIPEYTKNHTPRERYNAVAPEMERIKEVCKTDPLAAMTMNGRLIARVTGESEELIDDALAHGALAAGISGTGPAIAVVAESGKGGRIAEALDCRTILTETR
- the aroA gene encoding 3-phosphoshikimate 1-carboxyvinyltransferase, which translates into the protein MSDIVFRGGRAEGKVSPPPSKSHTHRAIIMSALSEGRCEVSSPLISFDTRATMDAVRAMGAVVTEREGSVTVECESIHAPDRTIDVMNSGTTMRLMTGISSLFSEKVVLTGDSSIQKRPMGPLLDSLSAAGVECSSNGGKPPVEVRGPITGSELVIDGGVSSQFVSSLIMSSPLTGRPTDVRITGHLVSKPYIDITTSMMGKFGVEVTEEGNVFHAEPQHYMPTDYRVPADFSSSAFPLVAGGIAGRVTARGMDMSDPQGDRKIIDVLKEAGCDVEVSGDEVTCSNTGRLEGAEIDMGDIPDLFPVVAVLLSTAKGRSRLYGAPHLRFKESDRIALTENMLRTLGADIRGTEDGCVIEGVERLHGGRIEHNGDHRMMMAAAVASLVSDGPVSMENDACWNVSYPGFPEQMRSIGMDIEGL
- a CDS encoding prephenate dehydratase, which codes for MTRIGYMGIPFSNSEEMSQIFAREMGFDDAEHVPLVTSKDVVDALCNGKVDYGVVAVRNSTAGPVLETQRSLEGKDVKTVREGDLHIHHCVFTKRADLRISKVASHIQALGQCKDSLSRLYPGAEMIECTDTAYAAELLAEGRLPDDCAVLCKRSAGEHYGLHLAHENIEDRKDNTTHFWLISL
- the abc-f gene encoding ribosomal protection-like ABC-F family protein, with the protein product MLFRAESVTKAFGPNKVLVDANIQINEHDAIGLIGVNGAGKSTFIKILLGIEPCDTGEITRRSKNIGYLEQFAESSHVPVREVLGRPYGHIENIRRRMAAIDEEMANGGDLDWNALATEYADLEQKLANCDVADENKLRDALEQVGLPADMMDRFMDTLSGGERTKVMLARIVVQAEECDILVMDEPTSHLDIDTIEWLEDYLLRSHCAVLAVSHDRYFLDKMAVRMVEIENGKTREYKGNYSQFVMKKMLDLQRQEREWEKYNQAKRTQEAIAERLKHDQWYAATYKTREKMIAKMEIKEKPEELREITVRIQAAHKSGKNVFMMKDCSIAYEKGQPDVLEHVNLDIRKGDKIGIFGANGQGKSTLVKALLEEIPVTSGELWTAPGNKVGYYSQHHEELDLRLSAEEQLLVYMGKERRAEARQMLARFLLVGDAVDRPMSTLSGGQRCRVALAVLLMKETNVLILDEPTNYLDIPARHAIEEALNEYDGTIITVTHDRYFLDSVCTSVIEVKDGRAIPYAGTYSQMKGRPNITEIVMDADEYRVLAPFTNWATGMKYKKGDRVLVAPNELENYQWAIDQGKVKKTGGRQRKKVAVKDPQSGE
- a CDS encoding isocitrate/isopropylmalate family dehydrogenase; amino-acid sequence: MVDEKAIEAAQKQYGELLRKQLERVERLKNEPDWTDYSKLDKLIIGVCGGDGIGPYICNDARKVLEFLLADKIAAGKVEVRNIDGLTIERRVEVMKAIPDDTMEELKKCHVILKGPTTTPKKGDPWPNIESANVAMRKELDLFANIRPVSVPELGINWRFFRENTEGSYAVGSNGINVTDDLAIDYCVATTQGTERILRAGFDYAKKSGANYVSVITKANIIKTTDGKFLNIAEKVAKDYPEVRWDDWFIDITTAKLLDPARRSAFRVFVLPNLYGDIITDEAAQIQGGVGTAGSANIGKRYAMFEAIHGSAPRMVDEGRAKYADPCSMIKAVAMMLEHIGEVEKARKLDMALDVCVQFEKRLVMTGRDTGATGEEFAKYVIETVQRPDLEKVWKDYVDAAAAKQQ
- a CDS encoding helix-turn-helix domain-containing protein; translated protein: MIDRSMPYEEHPCRKMVPVDHTNDGISLQVLKCSSTEDGEGISMIRIFTDGKTEIPEGVTSTDLGDCTIERISSTHYTAMVTNRSCYICSLISKSKCFLMSSVPVDGNIVEWTIAGPDSVTVHKLIASLKEYGYRVKFQAGGKFGDDMTLTPKEEKYLKAAFDRGYYNVPRRMDLDALCEILGCSKSTLNVALRTAERKLICNYIDGSDKSARRN
- a CDS encoding cobalamin B12-binding domain-containing protein; the encoded protein is MDKKALLKELADAVVACAPDRATVAARRALEEGLNPVEAINEGLVVGMGVIGDNYAERKMYLPQVLVAAHAMYNGLDVLLPAIPKADMKDTKQAETAVVQGDVHDIGKNIVKTMLTASGYVVDDLGKDVSPNLIADTAKDKGIHVVCLSTLMTPTMDNMAAAVKALVDNGYRGNCTVTIGGPPTTEGFAKEIGADHRDSDAQNCVKWLKEVM